One Cucurbita pepo subsp. pepo cultivar mu-cu-16 chromosome LG11, ASM280686v2, whole genome shotgun sequence DNA window includes the following coding sequences:
- the LOC111805869 gene encoding protein DETOXIFICATION 51-like, producing MCVSISNPSSAPATSCPPPPPPTSPSELLQFFNVFPKKQPPPQQKQQLFSCSEIVTEAKSLFSLAFPIALTALIIYSRSIISMLFLGRLGDVELAAGSLAIAFANITGYSVLSGLALGMEPLCSQAFGAHRPKLLSLTLHRSVIFLLVCSIPISLLWVKMAKILLFLRQDPTITEMAQTYLVFSLPDLITNSFINPIRIYLRAQGITVPLTLASLGGALCHVPINFLLVSYYKFGVAGVAASAAATNLLVLVFLALYVVVSGVHAPTWTTPSRECLTGWKPLLELAAPSCISVCLEWWWYEIMIVLCGLLVDPKATVASMGVLIQTTSLIYIFPSSLGFAVSTRVGNELGGSRPQKAKLSAVVAVFMAAMMGLGATSFATGMRNKWARMFTDDHEILRLTSVALPILGLCELGNCPQTVGCGVLRGCARPSAAANINLGAFYGVGMPVAVGLAFRLGVGFCGLWLGLLSAQVCCAGLMLYVIGTTDWDFQACRSHVLTCTAGDELPLISPPNT from the coding sequence ATGTgtgtttcaatttcaaatcctTCCTCTGCCCCTGCAACCAGTTGcccgccgccaccgccgccgacATCACCATCGGaattacttcaattttttaatgttttcccCAAAAAACAGCCGCCGCCGCAGCAGAAGCAGCAGTTGTTCTCATGTTCGGAGATTGTAACGGAAGCAAAATCTTTGTTCTCATTGGCTTTCCCGATTGCTTTAACGGCACTCATAATCTATTCCCGTTCGATCATTTCCATGCTTTTTCTCGGCCGGCTTGGTGACGTGGAACTCGCCGCCGGTTCACTTGCCATCGCCTTCGCTAATATTACTGGTTACTCTGTTCTCTCTGGTTTGGCTTTAGGAATGGAGCCACTCTGTTCCCAAGCCTTCGGCGCCCACCGTCCGAAGCTCCTCTCTTTAACCCTTCACCGTTCggtaatttttcttcttgtgtGTTCAATACCCATTTCTTTACTGTGGGTAAAAATGGCCaaaatcctcctcttcctccgtCAAGATCCGACCATCACAGAAATGGCGCAGACCTATTTGGTTTTCTCTCTCCCGGATCTTATCACCAATTCTTTCATTAACCCAATCAGAATTTACCTTCGCGCTCAGGGCATCACCGTCCCGCTCACTTTAGCGTCGCTCGGCGGGGCTCTATGTCACGTGCCGATCAATTTCCTGTTGGTTAGTTATTATAAGTTTGGGGTAGCCGGCGTGGCAGCCTCGGCGGCGGCTACGAATTTGTTAGTGTTGGTTTTTTTGGCGCTGTACGTCGTCGTTTCAGGTGTTCACGCTCCGACGTGGACGACACCGAGCCGGGAATGTTTGACCGGTTGGAAGCCGCTTTTGGAGCTAGCCGCGCCGAGCTGTATATCGGTTTGCTTGGAGTGGTGGTGGTACGAGATTATGATCGTGTTGTGTGGGCTTCTTGTGGACCCCAAAGCAACCGTTGCCTCAATGGGAGTATTGATACAAACGACGTCgttgatttatatttttccgTCGTCTCTTGGATTTGCTGTTTCTACACGCGTCGGGAACGAGCTAGGCGGGAGCCGACCACAGAAGGCAAAGCTCTCCGCCGTGGTTGCGGTGTTTATGGCGGCGATGATGGGGTTGGGAGCGACGTCGTTTGCTACGGGGATGAGGAATAAGTGGGCTAGAATGTTCACCGACGACCACGAGATTCTCCGGCTGACATCGGTGGCACTGCCGATTTTGGGACTGTGTGAGCTCGGAAACTGCCCGCAGACAGTCGGATGCGGCGTATTGAGAGGATGCGCGCGGCCGTCTGCAGCGGCGAATATAAACCTCGGCGCGTTTTACGGCGTCGGAATGCCGGTGGCGGTTGGGCTTGCGTTCAGATTAGGGGTTGGGTTTTGCGGGCTTTGGTTGGGCCTCTTGTCGGCCCAAGTTTGTTGTGCTGGGCTCATGTTGTATGTGATTGGAACCACTGACTGGGACTTTCAAGCTTGTAGGTCCCACGTGCTTACGTGTACTGCGGGTGATGAATTACCCTTGATTTCTCCGCCCAACACATAA
- the LOC111805644 gene encoding mitogen-activated protein kinase kinase 6-like, with protein sequence MKIKTPLKQLKLSVPVQETTIRSFLTASGTFHDGNLLLNQKGLRLISEEKEAEISDCKELDVDFSLEDLETVNGIGKGSGGVVQLVRHKWVGKLFALKVIQMNIQEDIRKQIVQELKINQAAQCPHIVVCYHSFYHNGAISLVLEYMDRGSLADIVRQVQTILEPYLAVVCKQVLQGLVYLHHERHVIHRDIKPSNLLVNHKGEVKITDFGVSAMLASSMGQRDTFVGTYNYMSPERISGGTYDYSSDIWSLGMVVLECAIGRFPYLQSEEQQSWPSFYELLEAIVAKPPPSAPPDQFSPEFCSFVSACIKKDPKERSASLDLLNHPFIKKFEDKDIDLGILVGSLDPPVSFPR encoded by the exons ATGAAGATCAAGACGCCATTGAAGCAGCTCAAGCTCTCTGTGCCTGTTCAAGAAACTACCATCCGTTCTTTCCT GACTGCGAGTGGAACATTTCACGACGGCAATCTGCTACTGAACCAGAAAGGATTGCGGCTTATATCTGAAGAGAAAGAAGCAGAG ATTTCAGATTGTAAGGAACTTGATGTCGATTTCTCATTGGAAGATCTTGAGACTGTGAATGGTATCGGGAAAGGAAGTGGTGGTGTAGTGCAACTTGTTCGACACAAATGGGTTGGAAAACTTTTTGCCTTAAAG GTGATCCAGATGAACATACAAGAGGATATCCGTAAACAGATCGTGCAGGAACTGAAAATAAATCAAGCAGCACAATGTCCACATATAGTGGTTTGTTACCATTCTTTCTACCATAATGGTGCAATTTCTCTGGTGCTAGAATACATGGATCGTGGTTCTTTAGCCGACATAGTCAGACAAGTCCAAACAATTCTGGAACCATATCTTGCAGTTGTCTGTAAACAG GTTCTACAAGGTCTTGTTTATTTGCATCATGAGAGACATGTTATACACAGAGACATCAAGCCATCCAATCTACTTGTTAACCATAAAGGGGAGGTCAAAATCACTGATTTTGGAGTAAGTGCAATGCTAGCTAGTTCTATGGGTCAGAGAGATACATTTGTGGGAACTTACAATTACATGTCG CCTGAGCGAATTAGCGGCGGAACATATGACTACAGCAGTGATATATGGAGCTTGGGCATGGTTGTACTTGAATGTGCCATTGGAAGGTTTCCTTATTTGCAGTCTGAAGAGCAGCAAAGTTGGCCAAGCTTTTATGAACTGCTTGAGGCAATTGTAGCAAAGCCGCCGCCTTCTGCTCCACCGGATCAATTCTCCCCTGAGTTCTGTTCCTTCGTATCCGCTTG CATTAAAAAGGACCCTAAAGAAAGATCAGCATCATTAGATCTTCTG AATCATCCTTTCATCAAGAAATTCGAAGATAAAGACATCGATCTCGGGATTCTCGTAGGCAGCTTGGATCCTCCTGTAAGTTTTCCCAgataa
- the LOC111805645 gene encoding profilin-1 produces MSWQVYVDDHLMCDIEGNHLSSAAIIGHDGSVWAQSETFPKFKPEEIAAIMNDFNEPGTLAPTGLYLGGSKYMVIQGEPGAVIRGKKGPGGVTVKKTGLALVIGIYDEPMTPGQCNMIVERLGDYLVDQGL; encoded by the exons ATGTCGTGGCAAGTTTACGTCGACGATCATTTGATGTGCGATATTGAGGGCAATCACCTCTCATCTGCAGCCATTATCGGCCATGACGGCAGCGTTTGGGCCCAAAGCGAAACTTTCCCCAAG TTCAAGCCTGAAGAAATTGCTGCCATCATGAATGACTTCAATGAGCCCGGGACGCTTGCTCCAACTGGTTTGTATCTTGGTGGCTCAAAGTATATGGTAATCCAAGGGGAGCCTGGAGCTGTTATTCGTGGGAAGAag GGCCCAGGTGGGGTTACTGTTAAGAAGACTGGTCTGGCTCTAGTCATTGGCATCTATGATGAACCAATGACTCCTGGTCAGTGCAATATGATTGTTGAAAGGCTTGGGGATTATCTCGTCGACCAGGGTCTTTAA
- the LOC111806129 gene encoding profilin-4 — protein sequence MSWQTYVDDHLMCDIDGQGQHLTAAAIIGHDGSVWAQSTSFPQYKPEEITGIMKDFDEPGYLAPTGLHLAGTKYMVIQGEPGAVIRGKKGSGGITIKKTGQALVFGIYEEPVTPGQCNMVVERLGDYLVDQGL from the exons ATGTCGTGGCAAACATATGTCGATGACCATTTGATGTGCGACATTGATGGCCAAGGCCAGCACCTCACCGCCGCTGCCATTATTGGCCACGATGGCAGCGTCTGGGCTCAGAGCACCTCATTTCCTCAG TACAAGCCTGAGGAGATCACTGGTATCATGAAGGATTTTGATGAACCTGGTTATCTTGCACCTACTGGATTACACCTTGCAGGTACAAAGTACATGGTTATCCAAGGCGAGCCTGGAGCAGTCATCCGTGGAAAGAAG GGGTCTGGAGGAATTACCATAAAGAAGACTGGGCAAGCTCTAGTTTTTGGCATTTATGAAGAACCTGTTACTCCAGGGCAGTGCAACATGGTCGTTGAGAGGCTTGGCGATTACCTCGTCGATCAGGGTCTGTAG
- the LOC111806128 gene encoding acid phosphatase 1-like, producing the protein MASPTSILSLLLLAAAVSSAEVIRMYPREHLVRLDSDPECESWKFSVEVNAAGSWSAIPRPCVRFVQDYFNTGRYLSDSISVASYSENFALSVNVADADGMDAWVFDVDETLLSNLPYYKDNGFGSEPYNETSFNEWVYKGLAPALPASLTLYKRVKKLGFKIFILTGRAEFQRAVTEQNLIDAGYSRWEKLILRGHQDEGKKATIYKSEKRDELVKQGYRIQGSSGDQWSDLMGFALAKRSFKLPNPMYYVS; encoded by the exons ATGGCTTCCCCGACctcaattctctctcttcttcttctcgcCGCCGCCGTCTCCTCCGCCGAAGTCATCAGAATGTATCCGAGGGAACACTTGGTCAGGCTCGACAGTGACCCGGAATGCGAGAGTTGGAAGTTCTCCGTCGAAGTCAACGCCGCCGGATCATGGAGTGCTATTCCCCGACCGTGCGTTAGGTTTGTTCAGGACTACTTCAACACCGGCCGCTATCTCTCCGACTCCATCTCAGTGGCGTCTTACTCGGAGAACTTCGCTTTGTCGGTGAACGTTGCCGACGCGGACGGAATGGACGCTTGGGTTTTCGATGTCGATGAGACATTGCTTTCAAATTTGCCCTATTATAAGGATAATGGATTCGG GTCGGAGCCATACAACGAAACTTCATTCAACGAGTGGGTGTATAAGGGCTTGGCACCGGCATTACCAGCTAGTTTGACACTTTATAAAAGGGTCAAAAAGCTTGGattcaagatttttattttaaccgGACGAGCTGAATTTCAAAGAGCTGTCACAGAACAAAATCTCATTGATGCAGGCTATTCTCGCTGGGAGAAGCTCATCCTCAG GGGACATCAAGACGAAGGAAAGAAAGCTACAATATACAAATCAGAGAAGCGGGATGAATTAGTGAAACAAGGTTACAGAATCCAAGGTAGCTCTGGAGATCAGTGGAGTGATTTGATGGGGTTTGCCTTAGCAAAACGCTCGTTCAAGCTTCCAAATCCAATGTACTACGTTTCTTAG
- the LOC111806127 gene encoding acid phosphatase 1-like: protein MASPTSILSLLLPLLLLLVTAAVSSAAAVRIYPREHVVRAEGDPRCESWKFAVEVNAAGSWKAVPRPCIEFVREYFNGHRYLSDSRAVANYSLTFAYSVKLGKDHGRDAWVFDVDETLLSNLPYYRANGFGSKPFNDTSFNEWVNTGSAPPLPMSLRLYKKLKSLGFKIFLLTGRGESQRAVTQQNLLQAGYSGWEKLILRGPDDEGKKATVYKSEKRAELVKQGYIIQGNSGDQWSDLMGFALAKRSFKLPNSMYYIP from the exons ATGGCTTCTCCGACgtcaattctctctcttcttcttcctcttcttcttcttcttgttacCGCCGCCGTCTCCTCCGCTGCAGCCGTCAGAATATATCCGAGAGAGCACGTGGTCCGGGCAGAGGGCGACCCGAGATGCGAGAGCTGGAAATTCGCGGTGGAAGTGAACGCCGCGGGATCGTGGAAGGCTGTTCCGCGGCCGTGCATTGAGTTCGTCCGGGAGTACTTCAACGGCCACCGCTATCTGTCGGACTCGCGAGCCGTGGCGAATTACTCGTTGACCTTTGCTTATTCAGTCAAACTCGGGAAGGACCATGGGAGGGACGCTTGGGTTTTTGATGTGGATGAAACGCTGCTTTCCAATTTGCCGTATTATAGAGCTAATGGATTCGG GTCTAAACCGTTCAATGATACTTCGTTCAACGAGTGGGTGAACACGGGTTCGGCTCCTCCATTGCCAATGAGTTTGAGACTGTACAAAAAGCTAAAAAGTCTCGGGttcaagatttttcttttaacggGACGTGGTGAATCTCAAAGAGCTGTCACGCAACAAAACCTACTCCAAGCGGGTTATTCGGGTTGGGAGAAGCTTATCTTAAG GGGACCTGATGACGAAGGAAAGAAAGCTACGGTATATAAATCTGAGAAGAGAGCCGAATTAGTGAAACAAG GTTACATTATCCAAGGAAACTCGGGAGATCAGTGGAGTGATTTGATGGGGTTTGCTCTTGCGAAACGATCGTTCAAGCTTCCAAATTCAATGTACTACATTCCTTAG